The genomic window TGAGTTATAAAAAAGCTGATGCTGAGGTTAGAGGTCAATTTAGTTTGGATGCTGTTGCTAAAACGCGATTGCTGGAACAAGCTAAAAACGAGGGAATCGAAAGTTTACTAGTTACTTCAACTTGCAACAGAACCGAAATCTACGGTTTTGCTGAACACCCATTTCAATTAATAAAACTTATTTGCGATAATAGTAACGGATCTGTAGATGCTTTTCAAAAAGTTGGTTTCGTTTACAAAAATCAAGAAGCAATCAATCACTTATTTCGTGTAGGAACTGGTTTAGATAGTCAGATCTTAGGCGATTTTGAAATTATATCTCAAATAAAAACCAGTTTTACGCATTCAAAATCAATGGGATTGGCCAACGCTTTTATGGAAAGATTGGTAAATGCAGTAATTCAGGCGAGCAAAAGAATTAAAAACGAAACGGAGATAAGCTCTGGCGCTACTTCAGTTTCTTTTGCATCTGTACAATATATTTTGAAGAATGTTGAAGATATCAGCAACAAAAACATTTTACTTTTTGGAACTGGAAAAATCGGAAGAAACACTTGCGAGAATTTAGTAAAACATACTAAAAACGAGCATATCACTTTAATAAACCGTACTAAAGATAAAGCAGAGAAATTAGCTGGAAAACTAAATCTGATTGTTAAAGATTACTCTGAATTGCATTTAGAGCTTCAAAAAGCCGATGTTGTAGTTGTTGCAACAGGCGCTCAAAACCCAACGGTTGACAAAGCGATTTTGAATCTTAAAAAACCTTTGTTGATTCTGGACTTGTCTATTCCGAAAAACGTTCATGAAAACGTAGAGGAATTAGAAGGTGTAACTTTAATCCACATGGATTATTTGTCTCAATTGACAGATGAAACTCTAGAAAACAGAAAATTACACATTCCGGCTGCAGAAGCGATCATCGAAGAAATCAAAGAAGAATTTGTTACTTGGATGAAAGGTCGAAAATTTGCTCCGACAATCAATGCTTTAAAAGAAAAATTAAACGCTATTAAAGCTTCTGAACTAGATTTTCAAAGTAAAAAAATCGCCGATTTTAATGAAGAACAAGCTGAAATCATCAGTAACCGAATCATTCAAAAAATCACTACACATTTCGCAAATCATTTAAAAGACGACGACACCATGGTTGATGAAAGCATCGAATGGATCGAAAAAGTCTTCAAAATAAAAGCATCTTAGTTTTTAATTTAAACCATTAAGATATTAAGGAAATTAAGACCAATCTTTGTCAAGAGAATTAAGCCAAGCTATAACACGAGCTTAATAATCTTAAATTCTACACAAAAAGCTTAATTCTCTTAATGCCCTTAATGGTAAAAAATAAAAAAGTTCTATGACAAAAAAAGAGGTTACACAATTGGCTTATGAAATTACAGGTTTTGCTATAAAAGTGCACAAAGCTTTGGGACCTGGACTTTTAGAAAGCATATATGAGAAGTGCCTCAAATATGAATTAGAACGAAACGGATATGATGTAAAACAACAATTATCTGTTAAAATTGATTATTACGATCTTGAATTTGAATCAGATCTAAGAATAGATCTATTGGTTAACGATTGTGTTGTTGTTGAATTAAAAGCAATAGAAAACCTATTACCGATTCACGAAGCACAATTATTGACATATATGAAATTATTACAAAGACCTCAAGGACTATTAATAAATTTCAACACAACAAACATTGCAAAATCAATGAAACCTCTTGTGAATGATCATTTCGCAAGATTAATAGATTAAATTTAAACCATTAAGATATTAAGAAAGTTAAGCTTAATTTTCTTCGACAAAGATTGACTTAATTCTCTTAATGCCCTTAATGGTAAAAAACAAAAAATGGCAGAAAAAACAATCAGAATAGGAACGCGTGACAGCGAATTAGCACTTTGGCAAGCACATACTGTTGAGAAAAAACTAAATGATTTAGGTTACAAAACCTCAATTGTGGCGGTTAAATCTCAAGGTGACATTATTCTTGATAAGCCGCTTTACGAATTAGGAATCACAGGAATCTTCACCAAAACGCTAGACATTGCCATGATCAATGGAGATTGTGACATTGCTGTTCACTCTATGAAAGATGTTCCAACGGCTTTACCTAAAGGAATTGTTCAAGCGGCTGTTCTACCAAGAGCCAATGTTTTGGATATTTTAGTTCATAAAGGAAATCCTGATTTTACAAATCCAAGTACAA from Flavobacterium sp. KACC 22763 includes these protein-coding regions:
- the hemA gene encoding glutamyl-tRNA reductase, translating into MENNNVPKHLYFYSVGLSYKKADAEVRGQFSLDAVAKTRLLEQAKNEGIESLLVTSTCNRTEIYGFAEHPFQLIKLICDNSNGSVDAFQKVGFVYKNQEAINHLFRVGTGLDSQILGDFEIISQIKTSFTHSKSMGLANAFMERLVNAVIQASKRIKNETEISSGATSVSFASVQYILKNVEDISNKNILLFGTGKIGRNTCENLVKHTKNEHITLINRTKDKAEKLAGKLNLIVKDYSELHLELQKADVVVVATGAQNPTVDKAILNLKKPLLILDLSIPKNVHENVEELEGVTLIHMDYLSQLTDETLENRKLHIPAAEAIIEEIKEEFVTWMKGRKFAPTINALKEKLNAIKASELDFQSKKIADFNEEQAEIISNRIIQKITTHFANHLKDDDTMVDESIEWIEKVFKIKAS
- a CDS encoding GxxExxY protein; the encoded protein is MTKKEVTQLAYEITGFAIKVHKALGPGLLESIYEKCLKYELERNGYDVKQQLSVKIDYYDLEFESDLRIDLLVNDCVVVELKAIENLLPIHEAQLLTYMKLLQRPQGLLINFNTTNIAKSMKPLVNDHFARLID